Proteins encoded by one window of Deinococcus radiodurans R1 = ATCC 13939 = DSM 20539:
- the yidC gene encoding membrane protein insertase YidC, with protein sequence MTNPTPKKLLLPISAVLGATLLSGCAQTGPLPNFGKAITPEWIVTNFDGQPGDEYIATSNLQDVIFNARGEVIGWYVKSYAGTPFIKKKADGSYDFSALQNQKGGIVNMVAGRKAFALQAGDALSPDKPAEAQPAQVKTDLAANRQDAVFRYAQNGVQVTKTITLHPRNFKVDVRTEVRNGPAQVNMLFPGLGKADNPRVQAVPVGGQPASVQGSGTLSVQNIQYAALQENPSQIAHALIVRPQQGTKVDVQLTGGPQGLVTATLPATSSLEVYGGKNELIHLYQSGYTELPGLFQPNFFGQISLLIVKLMEALYKVIGNWGLVIMALTILLRLVMWPLMQAQGRTTARMQLVQPLQKEIQEKYKGKTDPESQRAMQMEMAQLMRDYQVNPAGCFSTLLPFPVLIALWATIRNFEFDSGFLWLPDLATPDPFYILAVIYLFVNLGQLYVSTRKTPEMFRQQAMIYLVFLYFALTFPSGVTLYIILSTIIGIVQQIIINKQVEHETASLGQTVQKVAPGTRPASKTTVTKTIDAPKK encoded by the coding sequence ATGACCAACCCCACACCCAAAAAACTCCTGCTTCCCATCTCCGCCGTCCTCGGTGCGACGCTGCTCAGCGGCTGCGCGCAGACCGGCCCACTGCCCAACTTCGGCAAGGCGATCACGCCCGAATGGATCGTGACCAACTTCGACGGTCAGCCGGGCGACGAGTACATCGCCACCAGCAACCTGCAAGACGTGATCTTCAACGCCCGTGGCGAGGTGATCGGCTGGTACGTCAAGAGCTACGCGGGTACGCCGTTTATCAAGAAAAAGGCCGACGGCAGTTACGACTTCAGCGCCCTGCAAAACCAGAAGGGCGGCATCGTCAACATGGTGGCCGGGCGCAAGGCGTTCGCGTTGCAGGCTGGCGACGCGCTCAGCCCCGACAAGCCCGCCGAGGCGCAGCCCGCGCAGGTGAAGACCGACCTCGCCGCCAACCGCCAGGACGCGGTGTTCCGCTATGCCCAGAACGGCGTGCAGGTGACCAAGACCATCACCCTGCACCCCCGCAACTTCAAGGTGGACGTGCGGACCGAGGTCAGGAACGGCCCGGCGCAGGTCAACATGCTGTTTCCTGGCCTCGGCAAGGCGGACAATCCCCGCGTGCAGGCAGTGCCGGTGGGCGGGCAGCCCGCCAGCGTGCAGGGCAGCGGCACCCTGAGTGTTCAGAACATCCAGTACGCCGCGCTGCAAGAAAACCCGAGCCAGATTGCCCACGCGCTGATCGTGCGCCCCCAGCAGGGAACAAAGGTGGACGTGCAGCTCACCGGCGGGCCACAGGGCCTCGTAACGGCGACGCTGCCCGCGACCAGTAGCCTGGAAGTGTACGGCGGCAAAAACGAACTGATTCACCTTTACCAGAGCGGCTACACCGAGCTGCCGGGCCTGTTTCAGCCCAACTTCTTCGGCCAGATCAGCCTCCTGATCGTGAAGCTGATGGAAGCGCTCTACAAGGTCATCGGCAACTGGGGTCTGGTCATCATGGCGCTGACCATCCTGCTGCGGCTGGTGATGTGGCCGCTGATGCAGGCGCAGGGCCGCACCACCGCCCGGATGCAGCTCGTGCAGCCGCTGCAAAAAGAAATCCAGGAAAAGTACAAGGGCAAGACCGACCCCGAGTCGCAGCGGGCCATGCAGATGGAAATGGCGCAGCTCATGCGCGATTACCAGGTCAACCCGGCGGGCTGCTTTTCCACGCTGCTCCCCTTCCCGGTCTTGATCGCGCTGTGGGCCACCATCCGCAACTTCGAGTTCGACAGCGGTTTCCTGTGGCTGCCGGACCTCGCCACCCCTGACCCCTTCTACATCCTGGCTGTCATTTACCTGTTCGTGAACCTCGGGCAGCTCTACGTCTCGACCCGCAAAACCCCCGAGATGTTCCGGCAGCAGGCGATGATCTACCTCGTCTTCCTGTACTTCGCCCTGACCTTCCCGTCGGGCGTGACGCTCTACATCATCCTTTCGACCATCATCGGCATCGTGCAGCAGATCATCATCAACAAGCAGGTCGAGCACGAAACCGCCAGCCTCGGCCAGACCGTGCAGAAGGTCGCCCCCGGCACCCGTCCGGCAAGCAAGACCACCGTGACCAAGACGATTGACGCGCCGAAGAAGTAA
- the yidD gene encoding membrane protein insertion efficiency factor YidD encodes MSAAPLVRAVRWYQRVLSPRKPAPTCRFSPTCSEYAAQALDRHGALKGGWLALWRVLRCNPLVPGGFDPVPEHFPARHPRPQGSPPTDHPPTDQPS; translated from the coding sequence ATGAGCGCGGCGCCGCTGGTGCGGGCGGTGCGCTGGTATCAGCGCGTCCTTTCGCCGCGCAAGCCCGCGCCGACCTGCCGGTTTAGCCCGACGTGTTCGGAGTACGCTGCTCAGGCACTCGACCGACATGGTGCGCTCAAGGGCGGCTGGCTCGCCCTGTGGCGCGTCCTGCGCTGCAACCCGCTGGTGCCGGGCGGCTTTGATCCGGTGCCCGAGCACTTTCCCGCCCGTCACCCGCGCCCCCAGGGCTCCCCCCCTACGGACCACCCCCCAACGGACCAACCTTCATGA